One genomic region from Shewanella aestuarii encodes:
- a CDS encoding biotin carboxylase N-terminal domain-containing protein encodes MTSKKQPAKTKQVKSADPLFLQAEHLAKDFSLFPAHSKQSLSEEIKGLLTEDAIQANLKGLASLDVDGYVNKVIQPTQDKNRPGAKRIIADLKGKIIAETHMGPFYRAEVELNFGKHNRRIGFVAQERSTANGAWMPEHHLACCEAVRHFAQLSMPIVYLIDTPGADAGEVANSNNQAHSISKAIAESANVDVPTVGIVIGAGYSGGAIPLAAANILLSLRDGIFNTIQPQGLQSIARKYNLSWQECAKSVGVSPEELYTAGCIDGIIDFSPGDRDDRQHNLRRAIISAIEAVERAAVNFVRESKDLKEHYDRSLQRYLAPSPNLVTLENNTGLAVASNPTMHHNIFGSAYRYLRYLTLRSRIHSISQEQYGRLSKVSVPEGDLLERIKQEQERVFQAWLTNPDKLVYDEELNKLWGTFSAKRSEVSTERNVITRLILGEPKENYKKARKALIFNIGWSLYHRWKSNAANNFKGLISYLESLPKSTTQAPWPELNELTVLDVVVNDELREDFIWQCHNILIFNALYDNVVGSLASISKEAMMAKSLSRASVDKLLHKSIDNALSTNDEANDKAKFYKWLKYFMAQSNRAELLTRVEQWKSVGFPQLNDSLFVILTYFFERLLPEFFDSEEDHDKYTGTINPVRIGRRKDFWNRLTMGYQDLLIQKVLREEKQKGKMSWENIIAKFFTQFDEIDADKMSANLLNFPGFRLSIEDAIDRKIRPCGLITGLADFDQNGKKLRVGVAVSNTAFQAGAFDMASAEKFSSLLIECAKRKLPVICFISSGGMQTKEGAAALFSMAVVNDRITRFIRDNELPVLMFGFGDCTGGAQASFVTHPLVQTYYLSGTNMPFAGQMVVPAYLPSTATLSNYLSKVPGAMTGLVYNPFSDTLDSQLSGIDPLMPLPSAKIEDVINKALSTLVPEVVVVEEDIVQDDPRALMKPIDKVLIHARGCTAVKLIRKAHDNNINVVLVASDPDMTSVPADMLKENDKLVCIGGNTSDESYLNAYSVLKVADYENVDALHPGIGFLSESPQFAALCVNNGVNFVGPSVHSMTTMGNKSNAIHTSQAQNVPVVPGSHGILTNAEQAVNVALEIGYPVLLKAVQGGGGKGIQVVKRPEDMIGLFQKTSTEAAAAFGNGDLYLEKYVTSLRHIEVQLLRDKFGNTKVLGIRDCSVQRNNQKVIEESGSTMLPEELKQKVMDYTRALGVATDYMGAGTVEFIYNLDANEVYFMEMNTRLQVEHPVTEATSGIDIVSAQFDIAAGRSIEKLEPVEQGYAMEVRVTAEKAALDSHGVLQLIPNPGKITECIMPQRDDVEIISIAETGKEVSPYYDSLIAQIIIRGSDRADVIKKMSDYLDTVVIKGIATNIPLLKRILNDGTFNEGVYDTNYLPRLMAELDIPQLIAEMEAAAETAAVDTESLRVGESNELKVLAQGSGIFYSSPAPGEPDFVKEGDIVTVDQTLALTEAMKMFSQVTLAGFNRQDAVLYPEDQTYRIERVLNSNGQQVSQGDLLFVISPVEA; translated from the coding sequence ATGACCAGCAAAAAGCAGCCCGCTAAAACTAAACAAGTTAAATCGGCTGATCCATTATTTTTACAAGCTGAACACTTGGCAAAAGATTTTTCGTTATTTCCTGCTCATAGCAAGCAGAGCTTATCAGAAGAAATTAAAGGTTTATTAACTGAAGATGCTATTCAAGCAAACCTTAAAGGGTTGGCATCTTTAGACGTTGATGGTTACGTTAATAAGGTTATTCAACCTACTCAAGACAAGAACCGCCCTGGCGCTAAACGCATTATTGCCGACTTAAAAGGCAAAATTATTGCGGAAACCCATATGGGGCCTTTTTATCGTGCTGAAGTTGAATTAAATTTTGGCAAGCATAACCGCCGTATTGGTTTTGTTGCCCAAGAGCGAAGCACCGCCAACGGTGCATGGATGCCAGAACATCACTTAGCTTGTTGCGAGGCTGTGCGTCATTTTGCTCAGCTATCAATGCCGATTGTTTATCTTATTGATACACCGGGCGCCGATGCCGGTGAAGTTGCTAATAGCAACAATCAAGCACACAGTATTTCAAAAGCCATCGCTGAAAGTGCAAATGTTGACGTACCAACCGTGGGTATTGTGATTGGTGCTGGTTATTCTGGTGGTGCAATCCCTCTAGCAGCCGCTAACATCTTATTGTCATTACGTGATGGTATTTTCAATACTATTCAGCCACAAGGTTTGCAAAGTATCGCGCGTAAGTACAACTTATCTTGGCAAGAATGTGCTAAATCTGTTGGTGTGTCACCAGAAGAGTTATACACAGCAGGTTGTATCGACGGTATTATCGATTTTTCACCAGGTGACAGAGACGACCGTCAGCATAACTTACGTCGCGCTATTATTAGTGCGATTGAGGCCGTTGAGCGCGCTGCCGTTAACTTTGTACGCGAATCAAAAGATTTAAAAGAGCATTATGATCGCAGCTTACAGAGATATTTAGCACCATCGCCAAACTTAGTGACGTTGGAAAATAACACGGGTTTAGCGGTTGCGAGTAACCCCACTATGCACCACAACATTTTTGGTAGTGCATACCGTTATTTGCGTTATTTGACACTTCGTAGTCGTATTCATTCTATCTCGCAAGAGCAGTATGGCCGTTTATCGAAAGTGAGTGTGCCAGAAGGTGACTTACTTGAGCGTATTAAGCAAGAGCAAGAACGTGTATTCCAAGCTTGGTTAACTAACCCAGATAAATTGGTTTACGACGAAGAATTAAACAAGCTTTGGGGAACCTTCAGTGCTAAGCGCAGCGAAGTATCTACTGAGCGAAATGTGATTACCCGTCTGATTTTAGGTGAGCCAAAAGAAAATTATAAGAAAGCGCGTAAAGCGTTAATCTTTAATATTGGCTGGTCGCTATATCACCGCTGGAAAAGTAATGCTGCTAACAACTTCAAAGGGCTCATTAGCTACTTAGAGTCATTACCAAAATCGACAACACAAGCTCCATGGCCTGAGCTAAATGAGTTAACGGTATTAGATGTTGTGGTTAATGATGAATTGCGCGAAGATTTTATTTGGCAATGCCATAATATTCTTATCTTTAATGCGTTGTACGACAATGTGGTTGGTAGCTTAGCGTCAATCTCCAAAGAAGCGATGATGGCAAAAAGCTTGTCGCGAGCCTCAGTTGACAAATTATTGCACAAGTCTATCGACAATGCTTTATCGACTAATGATGAAGCGAATGATAAAGCTAAGTTCTACAAATGGTTAAAGTATTTCATGGCGCAATCAAACCGTGCAGAATTACTTACCCGTGTTGAACAATGGAAGAGCGTTGGTTTCCCGCAACTTAACGATTCATTATTCGTGATCTTAACGTATTTCTTTGAACGCTTATTACCTGAGTTCTTTGATAGCGAAGAAGACCACGACAAGTACACAGGTACAATTAACCCTGTGCGCATTGGTCGTCGTAAAGACTTCTGGAACCGCTTAACCATGGGTTATCAAGATTTGTTAATCCAGAAAGTGCTTCGCGAAGAAAAGCAAAAAGGCAAAATGAGTTGGGAGAATATTATTGCAAAATTCTTCACTCAGTTTGACGAAATTGATGCTGATAAAATGTCAGCTAACTTGCTTAACTTCCCTGGTTTCCGTTTATCCATTGAAGATGCTATTGATAGAAAAATTCGCCCATGTGGTTTAATTACTGGCTTGGCTGATTTTGACCAAAACGGCAAAAAGCTACGTGTGGGTGTGGCAGTGTCAAATACTGCTTTCCAAGCGGGTGCGTTTGATATGGCCAGTGCTGAGAAATTCAGCTCGCTGTTAATTGAGTGTGCTAAGCGGAAACTTCCGGTGATTTGTTTTATCAGTTCCGGTGGGATGCAAACCAAAGAAGGTGCGGCGGCATTATTCTCAATGGCGGTCGTTAATGATCGTATTACTCGCTTTATTCGTGATAACGAATTGCCGGTATTGATGTTTGGTTTTGGTGATTGTACCGGTGGTGCGCAAGCCAGTTTTGTAACCCATCCTTTGGTGCAAACTTACTACTTATCTGGTACTAACATGCCATTTGCAGGGCAAATGGTTGTGCCTGCATACTTACCATCAACGGCAACGCTGTCGAACTACTTGTCGAAAGTGCCAGGTGCGATGACAGGACTGGTTTATAACCCATTTAGCGATACATTAGATTCTCAGTTGTCGGGTATTGACCCATTAATGCCATTACCGTCAGCCAAAATTGAAGATGTGATTAATAAAGCATTATCAACTTTAGTCCCTGAAGTGGTCGTGGTTGAAGAGGATATTGTTCAAGACGATCCGCGCGCGTTAATGAAGCCAATCGACAAAGTGTTAATCCATGCTCGTGGTTGTACTGCCGTTAAGCTTATTCGTAAAGCTCACGATAACAATATCAATGTAGTATTGGTGGCCTCAGATCCAGACATGACATCCGTACCAGCCGACATGCTTAAAGAAAACGATAAGCTGGTTTGTATTGGTGGTAATACTTCAGATGAAAGTTACTTAAATGCATACTCAGTATTGAAAGTGGCAGATTATGAAAATGTAGATGCGCTTCATCCGGGTATTGGTTTCTTATCTGAAAGCCCACAGTTTGCCGCCTTATGTGTTAATAATGGCGTTAACTTTGTTGGCCCAAGTGTGCATTCAATGACAACTATGGGTAACAAATCAAATGCTATCCATACTTCTCAGGCACAAAACGTTCCGGTTGTTCCTGGTAGTCACGGCATTTTGACCAATGCAGAGCAAGCGGTGAATGTTGCCCTTGAAATTGGTTATCCTGTGCTGCTTAAAGCTGTTCAAGGCGGTGGTGGTAAAGGTATTCAGGTAGTAAAACGTCCTGAAGATATGATTGGTCTATTCCAAAAAACCTCCACAGAAGCGGCTGCTGCATTTGGTAATGGTGATTTATACCTTGAAAAATATGTCACCTCACTACGTCACATCGAAGTACAGCTATTACGTGATAAGTTTGGTAACACCAAAGTATTAGGTATTCGAGACTGTTCTGTGCAGCGTAATAACCAGAAAGTAATTGAAGAATCTGGCTCAACAATGCTGCCTGAAGAGCTAAAACAAAAAGTAATGGACTACACTCGCGCCTTAGGTGTTGCAACCGATTATATGGGGGCTGGTACAGTTGAGTTTATCTATAACTTAGACGCCAACGAAGTGTACTTCATGGAAATGAATACCCGTTTGCAGGTTGAGCATCCTGTTACTGAGGCCACATCAGGTATTGATATTGTGAGTGCCCAGTTTGATATTGCTGCAGGTCGTTCAATTGAGAAACTAGAACCAGTTGAGCAAGGTTATGCCATGGAAGTGCGCGTAACGGCAGAGAAAGCGGCATTAGACAGCCATGGAGTATTACAGTTAATTCCTAATCCAGGGAAGATTACTGAGTGCATCATGCCCCAGCGTGACGATGTCGAAATCATCTCGATTGCAGAGACGGGTAAAGAAGTTTCGCCTTATTATGATAGTTTAATCGCGCAGATTATTATTCGTGGAAGTGATCGTGCTGATGTGATTAAGAAGATGTCAGACTATCTCGATACGGTTGTTATTAAAGGTATTGCTACTAACATTCCTTTACTGAAGCGTATTTTGAATGACGGCACATTTAATGAGGGCGTATACGATACCAACTACTTACCACGTTTAATGGCAGAGTTAGATATTCCACAGTTAATTGCTGAAATGGAAGCCGCAGCAGAAACCGCTGCTGTTGATACTGAGTCATTGCGTGTGGGTGAAAGTAACGAGTTGAAGGTGCTTGCTCAAGGTTCAGGTATTTTCTATTCATCACCTGCTCCAGGTGAGCCAGACTTTGTTAAAGAAGGTGATATTGTTACTGTAGATCAAACTCTTGCTTTGACAGAAGCAATGAAGATGTTCTCACAAGTCACACTAGCTGGCTTTAACCGTCAAGACGCAGTACTGTACCCTGAAGATCAAACGTATCGCATTGAGCGAGTATTGAATAGTAATGGTCAGCAAGTATCACAAGGTGATTTGTTATTTGTGATATCACCTGTTGAAGCTTAA
- the fusA gene encoding elongation factor G, whose translation MTELSKYRNIGIFAHVDAGKTTTTERILKLTGKIHKIGEVHDGESTTDFMEQEAERGITIQSAAVSCFWNNHRFNVIDTPGHVDFTVEVYRSLKVLDGGIGVFCGSGGVEPQSETNWRYANDSEVARIIFVNKLDRMGADFLRVVKQTKDVLAANPLVMVLPIGIEDQFTGVVDLLTRKAHVWDDSGLPENFEIQDVPADMVDLVEEYREMLIESAVEMDDDLMEAYMEGTEPSIEDIKRCIRAGTRTMHFFPTYCGSAFKNKGMQLLLDAVVDYLPDPVEVDPQPLTDEEGNETGEYAIVDADAPLKALAFKIMDDRFGALTFVRIYSGRIKKGDTILNSATGKTERVGRMVEMQANERNELESAQAGDIIAIVGMKNVQTGHTLCDVKHPCTLEAMVFPEPVISIAVAPKDKGGSEKMGIAIGKMIAEDPSFRVETDEDSGETILKGMGELHLDIKVDILKRTYGVELIVGEPQVAYRETITKPVEDSYTHKKQSGGSGQFGKIDYVIRPGEPNTGFVFKSSVVGGNVPKEFWPAVEKGFKSMMNTGTIAGFPVLDVEFELTDGAFHAVDSSAIAFEIAAKGAFRQSMPKAGAQLLEPIMKVDVFSPDDNVGDVIGDLNRRRGMIKDQNAGVTGVRIKADVPLSEMFGYIGSLRTMTSGRGQFSMEFAHYSPCPNSVSEKVVAQVKERKAAEAKK comes from the coding sequence ATGACCGAATTATCCAAATACAGAAACATTGGTATCTTCGCTCACGTTGACGCGGGTAAAACCACGACCACCGAGCGTATCCTTAAGTTAACCGGTAAGATCCATAAGATCGGTGAAGTTCATGATGGTGAATCAACCACAGACTTCATGGAACAGGAAGCTGAGCGTGGTATTACCATTCAGTCAGCAGCAGTAAGCTGTTTCTGGAATAACCACCGTTTCAACGTTATCGACACCCCAGGCCACGTTGACTTCACAGTTGAAGTATATCGTTCACTAAAAGTTCTTGATGGCGGTATCGGTGTATTCTGTGGTAGCGGTGGTGTTGAGCCTCAGTCTGAAACTAACTGGCGCTATGCTAACGATTCAGAAGTTGCACGTATCATCTTCGTAAACAAGTTAGACCGTATGGGTGCAGACTTTTTACGCGTTGTTAAGCAAACTAAAGACGTATTAGCTGCTAATCCATTGGTTATGGTTCTACCTATCGGTATCGAAGACCAGTTCACTGGTGTAGTTGACCTATTAACTCGTAAAGCACACGTATGGGATGACTCTGGTTTACCAGAAAACTTTGAAATCCAAGACGTGCCAGCTGACATGGTTGACTTAGTTGAAGAATACCGTGAAATGTTAATCGAATCTGCCGTAGAAATGGATGACGATTTAATGGAAGCTTACATGGAAGGTACTGAGCCTTCTATCGAAGACATTAAGCGTTGTATCCGTGCCGGTACTCGTACTATGCATTTCTTCCCAACATACTGTGGTAGTGCATTCAAAAACAAAGGTATGCAGTTATTATTAGATGCAGTTGTTGATTACCTACCAGATCCAGTTGAAGTTGATCCACAACCATTAACTGACGAAGAAGGTAACGAAACTGGTGAATACGCAATCGTTGATGCAGACGCGCCATTAAAAGCGTTAGCGTTCAAGATTATGGATGACCGTTTTGGTGCATTAACATTCGTACGTATCTACTCAGGCCGTATCAAGAAGGGTGACACCATCCTTAACTCTGCTACTGGTAAAACTGAGCGTGTTGGCCGTATGGTTGAGATGCAAGCTAACGAACGTAACGAACTTGAATCAGCTCAAGCTGGTGATATTATCGCTATCGTTGGTATGAAAAACGTACAAACTGGTCACACTTTATGTGATGTTAAGCATCCATGTACGCTTGAAGCAATGGTATTCCCAGAGCCAGTTATCTCTATCGCTGTAGCGCCAAAAGATAAAGGCGGCAGTGAGAAAATGGGTATCGCTATCGGTAAAATGATTGCTGAAGATCCATCATTCCGCGTAGAAACTGACGAAGATTCAGGCGAAACCATCCTTAAAGGTATGGGTGAGCTTCACTTAGACATTAAAGTAGACATCCTTAAGCGTACTTATGGTGTTGAACTAATCGTTGGTGAGCCACAAGTTGCTTACCGTGAAACAATTACTAAGCCTGTTGAAGATAGCTACACGCATAAGAAACAGTCTGGTGGTTCTGGTCAGTTTGGTAAAATTGACTATGTTATCCGTCCAGGCGAGCCAAACACTGGTTTCGTGTTTAAATCATCAGTTGTGGGTGGTAACGTTCCTAAAGAATTCTGGCCTGCTGTTGAGAAAGGTTTCAAGAGCATGATGAACACAGGTACTATTGCTGGCTTCCCAGTGTTAGACGTTGAGTTCGAATTAACAGACGGTGCTTTCCACGCAGTTGACTCGTCAGCTATCGCGTTCGAAATCGCTGCTAAAGGCGCGTTCCGTCAATCTATGCCTAAAGCCGGTGCACAACTTCTTGAGCCTATCATGAAAGTTGACGTATTCAGCCCAGATGACAACGTTGGTGACGTAATTGGTGACTTAAACCGTCGTCGCGGTATGATCAAAGATCAAAACGCAGGTGTTACTGGCGTTCGCATTAAGGCTGACGTACCGTTATCAGAAATGTTCGGTTATATCGGTTCGCTACGTACTATGACATCAGGTCGTGGTCAATTCTCTATGGAATTCGCTCACTACTCACCATGTCCTAACAGCGTTTCTGAGAAAGTTGTTGCTCAAGTTAAAGAGCGTAAAGCTGCAGAAGCTAAGAAGTAA
- a CDS encoding nitrate reductase cytochrome c-type subunit, whose product MKKLFSAAAMVLGLAACSGQQAEPEAAAVNVQSLGQSAITDIRPADAVASYPVKGTAIERTFVHQPPLIPHKDSYSISADKNGCLTCHSVEKAARMKATAIDKSHVKANGEFNGQYYFCVQCHVAQADNKQALVGNTHTK is encoded by the coding sequence ATGAAAAAATTATTCAGTGCTGCAGCTATGGTGTTAGGTCTAGCTGCCTGTTCAGGACAACAAGCAGAACCCGAAGCGGCTGCTGTCAATGTGCAATCATTAGGGCAATCTGCCATCACAGATATTAGACCGGCAGATGCCGTAGCGTCTTATCCTGTAAAAGGTACTGCAATTGAACGTACCTTTGTGCACCAGCCACCACTTATTCCGCACAAAGATAGCTATAGTATCTCTGCAGATAAAAATGGGTGTTTAACTTGTCACAGTGTTGAAAAAGCAGCCCGCATGAAAGCCACTGCCATTGACAAGTCCCACGTTAAAGCTAACGGTGAGTTTAATGGTCAATACTACTTCTGTGTACAGTGCCATGTTGCACAAGCCGATAATAAACAGGCGTTAGTGGGGAACACCCACACCAAATAA
- the napA gene encoding nitrate reductase catalytic subunit NapA, with protein sequence MSISRREFLKANAAAAAASAVGLAIPINVVNAAQGSSDIKWDKAPCRFCGVGCSVLVGTKGGKVVATQGDPESPVNKGLNCVKGYFLSKIMYGKDRLTSPLLRMKNGKYDKEGEFTPVSWDVALDTMAEKWKASIAKKGPTSVGMFGSGQWTVWEGYAAAKLHKAGFLTNNIDPNARHCMASAVAGFMRTFGIDEPMGCYDDLEAADHFVLWGANMAEMHPILWARLTDRRLSNEKSKVHVLSTFQNRSFDLADNAMVFKPQTDLVILNFIANYIIENKAVNRDFVNKHTKFALGVTDIGYGLRPDHPLQKKAKNPDNGNSTPISFDEYAKFVSTYTAEYASEMSGVPVENLIEMAKAYADPNIKVMSLWTMGINQHVRGVWANNMLYNIHLLTGKIATPGNSPFSLTGQPSACGTAREVGTFAHRLPADMVVNNDKHREITEKLWQLPAGTIPPKPGFHAVLQSRMLKDGKLNCYWTMCTNNMQAGPNINDEIYPGFRNPENFIVVSDPYPTVTATAADLILPTAMWVEKEGAYGNAERRTHMWHQQVPAPQSAKSDLWQLVEFSKRFKVSEVWPAELIAKKPEYADKTLYDVLFANGVVNKFPTTDCKGAYNHESEHFGFYLQKGLFEEYAQFGRGHAHDLDTFDSYHENRGKRWPVVNGKETLRRFVEGSDPYVKAGEGFNFYGKPDGKAVIFALPYEPAAEEPNNEYDLWMSTGRVLEHWHTGSMTARVPELHKAYPDAQIFMHPEDAKARGLNRGDEVVVASPRGEVKTRVETKGRNKPPRGVVFMPFFDARQLVNKLLLDATDPLSKETDFKKCPVKVMKA encoded by the coding sequence ATGAGCATAAGCCGTCGCGAGTTTCTAAAAGCCAATGCCGCTGCCGCAGCTGCATCTGCTGTAGGCCTAGCCATCCCCATTAATGTTGTGAATGCCGCGCAAGGCAGTTCAGATATCAAATGGGACAAAGCACCATGTCGTTTCTGCGGTGTAGGCTGTAGTGTATTAGTTGGTACAAAAGGTGGCAAAGTTGTTGCTACCCAAGGTGATCCAGAAAGCCCTGTCAATAAAGGGCTTAACTGCGTTAAAGGCTATTTTCTGTCTAAAATTATGTATGGTAAAGACCGCCTGACATCACCATTATTAAGAATGAAAAATGGTAAGTACGACAAAGAAGGTGAGTTTACGCCAGTAAGCTGGGATGTCGCACTTGATACCATGGCTGAAAAATGGAAAGCCAGTATCGCTAAAAAAGGTCCAACTTCTGTCGGTATGTTTGGTTCTGGTCAATGGACCGTTTGGGAAGGCTACGCTGCAGCGAAACTGCATAAAGCCGGTTTTTTAACTAACAACATAGACCCAAATGCCCGCCACTGTATGGCATCTGCCGTGGCTGGATTTATGCGTACTTTTGGCATTGATGAGCCAATGGGATGCTATGATGATTTAGAAGCAGCGGATCATTTTGTCCTTTGGGGCGCTAACATGGCAGAGATGCATCCTATTTTATGGGCTCGCTTGACTGATCGCCGCTTAAGTAATGAAAAATCAAAAGTACACGTATTATCAACCTTTCAAAACCGCAGCTTTGATCTAGCCGATAATGCAATGGTATTTAAACCACAAACAGATTTGGTCATTTTAAACTTTATAGCTAACTACATCATTGAAAATAAAGCCGTAAATAGAGACTTCGTTAACAAGCACACCAAATTTGCTCTTGGTGTAACCGACATTGGTTACGGCCTTCGTCCTGATCATCCACTTCAGAAAAAAGCTAAAAACCCAGACAACGGCAATTCAACCCCGATTAGCTTCGATGAATACGCAAAATTCGTGAGCACTTATACGGCAGAATATGCGTCAGAAATGAGTGGCGTACCTGTTGAAAATCTTATCGAGATGGCCAAAGCATACGCTGATCCAAACATTAAAGTCATGAGCTTATGGACCATGGGTATTAACCAGCATGTTCGTGGAGTTTGGGCTAATAACATGCTTTATAACATTCACTTACTTACCGGTAAAATCGCCACCCCAGGCAATAGCCCGTTCTCACTAACGGGTCAGCCATCAGCTTGTGGTACAGCACGTGAAGTAGGTACTTTTGCCCATCGTCTACCTGCTGACATGGTAGTGAATAACGATAAACACCGTGAAATTACCGAAAAATTATGGCAATTACCGGCAGGCACCATTCCGCCAAAACCAGGCTTCCATGCTGTACTTCAAAGCCGTATGCTTAAAGATGGCAAGCTAAATTGTTACTGGACTATGTGTACTAACAATATGCAGGCTGGACCCAATATCAATGATGAAATTTACCCAGGTTTCCGTAACCCTGAAAACTTCATCGTAGTATCAGACCCATACCCAACCGTCACGGCAACTGCAGCAGACTTAATTCTACCCACCGCAATGTGGGTCGAAAAAGAAGGCGCTTACGGTAATGCTGAGCGTCGCACTCATATGTGGCATCAACAAGTGCCAGCTCCACAAAGCGCTAAATCTGACTTATGGCAATTAGTCGAGTTCTCAAAACGCTTTAAAGTGTCTGAAGTGTGGCCTGCTGAGCTTATTGCTAAAAAACCGGAATATGCTGATAAAACCTTATACGATGTTCTGTTTGCCAATGGTGTCGTGAATAAGTTCCCGACAACTGATTGTAAAGGCGCTTATAACCACGAAAGCGAGCACTTTGGGTTTTACCTACAAAAAGGTCTGTTTGAAGAATATGCACAGTTTGGTCGTGGCCATGCGCACGATTTGGATACTTTTGACAGCTACCATGAAAACCGTGGTAAACGCTGGCCAGTTGTAAACGGCAAAGAAACATTGCGCCGTTTTGTTGAAGGTAGCGATCCTTATGTGAAGGCGGGTGAAGGTTTCAACTTCTATGGCAAACCAGACGGTAAAGCGGTTATTTTCGCCCTACCCTATGAGCCAGCAGCAGAAGAGCCAAATAACGAATATGACTTATGGATGTCTACGGGCCGCGTGCTTGAACATTGGCATACAGGTTCGATGACAGCCCGCGTACCAGAACTTCATAAAGCTTATCCAGATGCGCAAATCTTTATGCACCCTGAAGACGCTAAAGCGCGTGGCTTAAATCGTGGTGATGAGGTGGTCGTTGCTTCTCCACGTGGTGAGGTCAAAACTCGAGTAGAAACCAAAGGCCGTAACAAGCCGCCTAGAGGTGTGGTATTTATGCCTTTCTTCGATGCAAGACAGTTAGTTAACAAATTATTGTTAGATGCGACTGATCCGCTATCCAAAGAAACTGACTTTAAAAAATGTCCAGTTAAAGTCATGAAAGCTTAA
- a CDS encoding lipocalin-like domain-containing protein encodes MTYFIKQRVFHCSLLLLLTSLVMACDNAKQQPQTSSNSSVSMGKLLGSDDNNQLYHQVLPTTVLTFPDDHQAHNGFRIEWWYITANLTTDAGEQVGIQWTQFRSALSAPDNQPSSTSDSKWATNQLYMAHVALTSKNKHYKAEKFARAHPEFAGVSANPFAVYLDNWQWQTSQASPFPATLTVTDALFGYQLSLDSQHPWQLQGEQGFSIKSRDGQVASHYYSQPYIDVNGTITREGKTENVTGKAWLDREWSSQLLTKSQQGWDWFSIRLDTNTTLMIFRLRGQTETDNFYSARVMLSDGTGRNFTSGSHPNEISMKPVSWHKIKDKSYPVSWQIDIPSEQIHITTDALNPNSEMPLSTPYWEGPIDFKGSHEGMGYMELTGY; translated from the coding sequence ATGACTTACTTCATCAAACAACGCGTGTTCCATTGCAGTCTTTTATTGCTGTTAACTAGCTTGGTGATGGCTTGCGACAATGCTAAACAACAGCCTCAAACATCATCAAACTCATCAGTCTCTATGGGGAAATTACTCGGCAGCGATGATAATAATCAGCTTTATCATCAAGTCTTACCAACAACGGTGTTAACTTTTCCAGATGACCATCAAGCACATAACGGCTTTCGAATAGAATGGTGGTATATCACAGCGAACCTGACTACTGATGCCGGTGAACAAGTTGGTATTCAATGGACACAATTTCGCAGCGCATTAAGCGCTCCTGATAATCAACCATCATCAACCTCAGATTCTAAGTGGGCGACAAACCAGTTATATATGGCACATGTGGCGTTAACCTCTAAAAATAAGCACTATAAAGCTGAAAAATTTGCCCGAGCTCACCCAGAGTTTGCTGGCGTATCAGCTAATCCTTTTGCGGTGTACTTAGATAACTGGCAATGGCAAACCTCGCAAGCATCGCCTTTTCCTGCCACATTAACAGTAACCGATGCCTTGTTTGGCTATCAATTATCACTAGATAGTCAACATCCATGGCAACTGCAAGGTGAACAAGGCTTCAGCATTAAAAGCCGTGACGGACAAGTTGCCTCGCATTATTACAGCCAGCCATATATTGATGTTAATGGCACCATTACCCGTGAAGGTAAAACAGAAAATGTGACCGGTAAGGCATGGTTAGACAGAGAGTGGAGTTCGCAATTACTGACAAAAAGTCAGCAAGGTTGGGACTGGTTTTCAATTAGGCTTGATACAAACACTACCTTAATGATATTTCGCTTACGTGGCCAAACTGAGACAGATAATTTTTACAGCGCACGAGTCATGCTCTCTGATGGAACTGGACGTAATTTCACCAGTGGTAGTCATCCCAACGAAATCAGCATGAAACCAGTAAGTTGGCATAAGATTAAAGATAAGTCATACCCTGTGAGCTGGCAAATTGACATTCCCAGCGAACAAATTCACATCACAACTGATGCGCTCAACCCTAATAGTGAGATGCCATTATCGACACCTTATTGGGAAGGCCCCATTGACTTTAAAGGGAGCCATGAGGGGATGGGTTATATGGAGCTAACCGGCTACTGA